One region of Pseudomonas sp. B21-040 genomic DNA includes:
- a CDS encoding formate dehydrogenase subunit delta, translated as MSTENLIKMANQIAQYFATEPDQQAAVLGVRNHIQMYWTPGMRKELLAWQTEHQGADMHPLAQAAVSGAGWEA; from the coding sequence ATGAGCACTGAAAACCTGATCAAAATGGCCAACCAGATCGCCCAGTACTTCGCCACCGAGCCGGATCAGCAAGCGGCCGTGCTCGGCGTGCGCAATCACATTCAGATGTACTGGACGCCCGGCATGCGCAAGGAATTGCTGGCCTGGCAGACGGAGCATCAGGGGGCAGACATGCACCCATTGGCGCAGGCAGCCGTCAGTGGGGCGGGCTGGGAGGCTTAG